The Brachyhypopomus gauderio isolate BG-103 chromosome 1, BGAUD_0.2, whole genome shotgun sequence genome includes the window CCGGTGGCTGGAGGTCCTGCTCCTGGTCTGTGCCATCTGTGTGATGCAGTTCTGCAGCCAGGCGTGTTTCACCCCTCTGGAGGCGCTCATGTCGGACCTCTTCCCAGGAGAGCAGGAGAGCCAGCGTGCGTTCTCCATGTACTCGCTGATGGTCAGCTTGGGCGGGTGTGTGGGCTACCTGTTGTCCGCCGTAGACTGGAGCGCGCTGCACGCCGCCACGTACCTCGGAGGCCAGTTAGCCTTCATCTACGCTGTCCTCACAGTCATCTTCCTCATGTGTCTGACCAGCACGGCCTTCATCTCAGAGGAACAGACGGCGAGAGCCGGAGGGAGCAGGGTTGAGGGGTCCAGGAGGGCTGTGGGGGGACTGGTGAGGCCTAGCTGCTGGCCACTGGTTCTGCTGTCTGGCGCTTGGGTCCTGCGTCACGCCCTGGTTGGTTTCCTCTCTTCCATACCGAGGCTCTGCTCGTTGTGCAGCCAAATGCCCCGGGTGATTTGCAGGCTGTTCGTGGCCGAACTGTGCAGCTGGATGGGTCTCATGACGTTCGTGCTGTTCTACACGGACTTTGTGGGGGAAGGCTTGTACAACGGGGTTCCCGGTGCTCAGCCCGGGTCCGTGGAGAGGCTCCGCTACGAGGAAGGTATCGCCGCGCCCCCGTCTCCACCTGTGTTGCGTCTGCACGACACCATGACCTCTTCAGGCTCGTGTCAGCTGTACTCTCTTCCGATTGGCCCACAGGTGTGCGGATTGCCAGTCTGGGTCTGTTCCTGCAGTGTGTCACTGCTGTGGGCTTCTCCCTCCTGACCCAACGGATCTTGGCTCTGGTTGGCACGCGGGCCCTGTACATGAGCAGTGTGGTTCTGCTCGCCCTGAGCACGGCAGTGATGACCATGTCCCGCAACGTGGTGCTCGTAACGGTCATGGCCGCTACGACAGGCTACACCTTCTGTATGCTGCAGATAGTACCCTACACACTCACCTGTCTCTACCACTCGGACGAGCAGGTAAGACGTGCACCCTTTCATTTCTTCCTACTGTCTTTGGAAAGCCAAActtgaaaacattttttttgtttctcttttgATCTAGGTATTTTTCTCCAACAACAGACCCAAACTCCAATCTAACATCGACGGGCTGAAAATGATCAAGTCAACCCACAGCCAGTTCCCCAGCATGTACCAAAACGGCAAAGCATGCACCAATGGGGCTGCGGTAGGCGTCCCCAGCCTGAAACCTCCTCCCAACAAACCCACACCACCCAGCTTGCTTGATCTCCAGGTGTCTGTGCCCATGGACCCTGACGCTCCCCAGCTCCGTAGGGGCATCTGCCTGGACATAGCCATCCTAGACAGCGCCTATCTGCTCTCCCAGGTCCTGCCGTCCCTCTTCATGGGCTCCATCGTGCAGCTCTTCCACAGCGTGGCTGCCTACATGATCAGTGCTGCATTTCTCAGCATGCTGGCGGTCTACTTTTCCAGCAAGATCGTCTTCAGCAAGGCCGACATGGACGCGCTGAAGTGACTTCACAAagcctttatttatttaaa containing:
- the slc45a3 gene encoding solute carrier family 45 member 3; amino-acid sequence: MRGRLFDLLLVNVLTCGLEICIATGTIYIPPMLLEAGVQEQFMTMVLGVGPVLGLIFVPPLSLASDSWSSRYGRRRPFIWAMCVGVLLGLVVIPRVSHIAAVFSEQRLRWLEVLLLVCAICVMQFCSQACFTPLEALMSDLFPGEQESQRAFSMYSLMVSLGGCVGYLLSAVDWSALHAATYLGGQLAFIYAVLTVIFLMCLTSTAFISEEQTARAGGSRVEGSRRAVGGLVRPSCWPLVLLSGAWVLRHALVGFLSSIPRLCSLCSQMPRVICRLFVAELCSWMGLMTFVLFYTDFVGEGLYNGVPGAQPGSVERLRYEEGVRIASLGLFLQCVTAVGFSLLTQRILALVGTRALYMSSVVLLALSTAVMTMSRNVVLVTVMAATTGYTFCMLQIVPYTLTCLYHSDEQVFFSNNRPKLQSNIDGLKMIKSTHSQFPSMYQNGKACTNGAAVGVPSLKPPPNKPTPPSLLDLQVSVPMDPDAPQLRRGICLDIAILDSAYLLSQVLPSLFMGSIVQLFHSVAAYMISAAFLSMLAVYFSSKIVFSKADMDALK